One genomic window of Microbacterium sp. BH-3-3-3 includes the following:
- a CDS encoding ABC transporter ATP-binding protein has product MRAAGGGGAGGSGAGGGSGASVGSAGGGAAGGVHVRGLRIADGDTELVRGLDLDVAPGECVAIVGESGTGKSLSARALLGLLPRTLSWSADALRIDGVDARALGERAWRRLRGRRIALVSQDALVSLDPLRRIGAEVAEPLRIHEPAVRGDALRDRVRAVLERVALPEPERRVRQYPHELSGGLRQRALLASALAAGPGILVADEPTTALDATVQARVLDQVRAIADSGVAVVFISHDLAAVRRVADRVIVLHDGRAIETGTTAEVMAAPRDPHTRALVDATRHPPLHRAPRTDAPLASGTSLTKRFGDRAAVDDVSFAVRRGRTLAVVGESGSGKTTLARMIVGVTEPDAGNLTFDGRPWSPRAARGAARRRVQLVQQNPWGALDPRWSVGRTLGEAVAAAGVPRAGRRAAVGDLLDEVGLGSAFGRRLPAQLSGGQRQRVAIARALAADPDLLVLDEPVSALDATVRERILERLLALQRERDLAMVFITHDLDVVASIADDVIVMKDGRVVDSGTVSCVFADPRHPFTRELLAAAGVGPGPSTAG; this is encoded by the coding sequence GTGAGGGCGGCGGGCGGGGGCGGCGCGGGCGGGAGCGGCGCGGGCGGCGGGAGCGGGGCGAGCGTGGGCAGCGCGGGCGGGGGCGCCGCGGGCGGCGTGCACGTGCGCGGGCTCCGCATCGCCGACGGTGACACTGAGCTCGTCCGCGGACTCGACCTCGACGTCGCGCCGGGGGAGTGCGTCGCGATCGTGGGGGAATCGGGCACGGGCAAGTCGCTGAGCGCCCGCGCACTGCTCGGACTGTTGCCGCGCACGCTGTCGTGGAGCGCCGACGCCCTGCGCATCGACGGCGTCGACGCGCGCGCCCTCGGCGAGCGGGCCTGGCGCAGGCTCCGGGGGCGACGCATCGCCCTCGTGTCGCAGGACGCCCTGGTCTCGCTCGACCCCTTGCGCCGGATCGGCGCCGAGGTTGCCGAGCCCCTGCGCATCCACGAACCCGCCGTGCGCGGCGACGCCCTGCGCGATCGGGTGCGCGCGGTGCTGGAACGCGTGGCCCTGCCCGAGCCCGAGCGTCGCGTGCGGCAGTACCCGCACGAGCTGTCGGGCGGCCTGCGCCAACGCGCGCTGCTCGCCTCGGCGCTGGCGGCGGGTCCCGGCATCCTGGTCGCCGACGAGCCCACGACGGCACTGGATGCCACCGTGCAGGCGCGCGTGCTCGATCAGGTGCGCGCGATCGCCGACAGCGGCGTGGCCGTGGTGTTCATCAGCCACGACCTCGCTGCCGTCCGCCGTGTGGCCGACCGGGTCATCGTGCTGCACGACGGACGCGCGATCGAGACGGGGACCACGGCCGAGGTGATGGCCGCCCCCCGAGACCCCCACACCCGGGCGCTGGTCGATGCCACCCGGCACCCGCCGTTGCATCGCGCACCCCGCACCGACGCTCCGCTGGCCTCGGGCACCTCTCTGACGAAGCGGTTCGGCGACCGCGCGGCGGTCGACGACGTCTCGTTCGCCGTGCGGCGCGGCCGCACGCTCGCCGTCGTCGGGGAGTCGGGCTCCGGCAAGACGACGCTCGCGCGCATGATCGTCGGCGTCACCGAACCGGATGCCGGGAACCTGACCTTCGACGGCCGCCCGTGGTCGCCCCGCGCGGCGAGGGGCGCCGCCCGCCGTCGCGTGCAGCTCGTGCAGCAGAACCCCTGGGGCGCCCTCGACCCGCGCTGGAGCGTCGGACGCACGCTCGGCGAGGCGGTCGCCGCCGCGGGTGTGCCGCGGGCCGGCCGTCGGGCCGCGGTCGGCGACCTGCTCGACGAGGTGGGGCTCGGCTCGGCGTTCGGCCGACGGCTTCCGGCCCAGCTGTCGGGCGGTCAGCGCCAGCGCGTCGCGATCGCTCGCGCCCTCGCCGCCGACCCCGACCTGCTCGTGCTCGACGAGCCGGTGTCGGCGCTCGACGCGACGGTGCGCGAGCGGATCCTCGAACGGTTGCTCGCCCTCCAGCGCGAGCGCGACCTCGCGATGGTGTTCATCACGCACGACCTCGACGTCGTGGCCTCGATCGCCGACGACGTCATCGTGATGAAGGACGGCCGCGTTGTGGACTCGGGCACCGTCTCGTGCGTGTTCGCCGATCCTCGGCATCCGTTCACGAGGGAGTTGCTCGCCGCGGCGGGCGTGGGTCCCGGCCCGTCCACCGCCGGGTGA